The genomic window ACTCGACCCTGTTCGCCACCGAACCCGCCAAGCGCAAGCCCGGGTACGCGAACTTCGCCATCGCGGAGCCGCCGCTGAAACTGGTCCTCCTGGAGAACCCGGGCCACGGCGGCAGCGTCAACCACCTCGGCGTCGAGGTGGAATCCTCCGAGCAGGTGCACGCCGAGATCGCGCGGCTCTCGGGCGCGGGCGTGTTCACCGAGGAGGAGATGGCGACGACATGTTGTTTCGCCACCCAGGACAAGGTCTGGGTGACCGCGCCGGACGCCGAGCGGTGGGAGGTCTACACGGTGCTCGCGGACAGCGAAACCTTCGGCGCCGCACCGCGATCCGAGGAGGAGGGGCCGTGCTGCGGCACCGCCGAGGAGGCCGTCGCCGAGGGCGCGTGCTGCGGCACGTCCGCCAAGCGGGACGCCGTCGCCTCGGGCGCC from Nocardia bhagyanarayanae includes these protein-coding regions:
- a CDS encoding ArsI/CadI family heavy metal resistance metalloenzyme codes for the protein MSRIQLALNVDDLDRAVTFYSTLFATEPAKRKPGYANFAIAEPPLKLVLLENPGHGGSVNHLGVEVESSEQVHAEIARLSGAGVFTEEEMATTCCFATQDKVWVTAPDAERWEVYTVLADSETFGAAPRSEEEGPCCGTAEEAVAEGACCGTSAKRDAVASGAACCG